In the Salmo trutta chromosome 33, fSalTru1.1, whole genome shotgun sequence genome, one interval contains:
- the cimip5 gene encoding ciliary microtubule inner protein 5 produces MDTKGSKRATSAGYRLPDPPNVSLISPSSVSVCKLPPDRTRNTRGGESPWENPDSRDPVKQDQVWREFVRAERNGVKEWQKNWSFLKNYDQLGNHRAESPLPNYVPVFSDHIPNTTNQMFGSRVCTPLGRELMRMDKLLIGSYSKCKPGPDMQPC; encoded by the exons ATGGATACGAAAGGCAGCAAACGCGCAACTTCAGCAGGCTACCGATTGCCAGACCCACCTAACGTCTCTTTGATATCACCGTCCTCGGTCTCTGTGTGCAAACTTCCGCCGGACAGGACTCGAAACACCCGCGGCGGAGAGAGTCCTTGGGAGAACCCCGACTCTCGCGACCCAGTCAAACAGGATCAAGTCTGGCGCGAGTTCGTGCGCGCAGAGAGGAATGGAGTGAAAGAATG GCAGAAGAATTGGAGTTTTCTCAAGAACTATGATCAGCTG GGTAACCACAGGGCAGAGAGCCCTTTACCAAACTATGTGCCAGTGTTTTCTGACCATATCCCCAACACCACCAACCAGATGTTTGGGAGTCGTGTGTGCACACCACTGGGCAGGGAGCTGATGAGAATGGATAAGCTGTTAATTGGAAGCTATAGCAAGTGCAAGCCGGGTCCAGATATGCAGCCTTGCTAG